One Mercurialis annua linkage group LG3, ddMerAnnu1.2, whole genome shotgun sequence DNA window includes the following coding sequences:
- the LOC126672894 gene encoding uncharacterized protein LOC126672894 has product MADGWSDQRQRTLINFLVYCPAGISFVKSVDASNFVKDAPTLLALFSEVIDWVGPSNVVHLVTDNAANYASAGRLVHEKYSNIYWSPCAAHCLNLILKDISSMEHVAKLASNASKVTVFVYNHIIFLAWLRRRSSWKEIVRPAVTRFATTFITLQNLHEHKNDLQALMTNRVYTDHKLSRSDKGKVVSSLILNNKFWDDCLIMVKIAGPLIRLLRLVDSDEKPSLGYVYEGMRRARKAIKHMFKKKKSLYAPYIKILDERWDKHLRKKLHVAAYFLNPAFIYEPNFCNKVEVMSGLLDILDSKGVCSDGKEAIKEIKLYRDRLGSFSRQITLTTSKTLQPDEWWKLYGHSAPILQKIAIRLLSQTSSSSGCERNWSLFDQKDPPIEFDLNELAETLYEQDVVLSLEQIKNQSHSKDNGRQDDIYDLTVENVEFSLLESFGTIGESNGSVAENNESAGIFFGGMDDGGTNNDFDYNSSFNLRDEDDDTQQP; this is encoded by the exons ATGGCTGATGGTTGGAGTGATCAAAGGCAAAGAACATTGATAAATTTCTTAGTTTATTGTCCTGCCGGGATATCCTTTGTGAAATCTGTTGATGCTTCAAATTTTGTGAAAGATGCTCCAACACTTTTGGCTTTATTTTCTGAAGTAATTGATTGGGTTGGACCTAGCAATGTTGTGCATTTGGTTACTGATAATGCAGCCAATTATGCATCTGCAGGGAGGCTGGTTCATGAAAAGTACAGCAACATTTATTGGTCACCTTGCGCCGCACATTGCTTGAATCTTATTTTGAAGGACATTAGTAGCATGGAACATGTTGCTAAATTGGCTTCTAATGCTTCCAAGGTAACCGTATTTGtatataatcatattatatttttggcATGGTTAAGGAGAAGATCAAGTTGGAAAGAGATTGTACGTCCAGCAGTAACTAGATTTGCCACCACCTTTATCACATTGCAGAACCTTCATGAACACAAAAATGACTTGCAAGCTTTGATGACGAATAGAGTTTACACGGACCATAAGCTTTCAAGAAGTGACAAGGGAAAAGTAGTAAGTTCActcattttaaataataaattttgggATGATTGTTTGATTATGGTCAAAATTGCTGGTCCACTTATTAGACTATTACGTCTAGTAGATTCTGATGAAAAGCCTTCATTGGGATATGTTTATGAAGGCATGCGTAGAGCACGCAAGGCAATCAAGCACatgtttaagaaaaaaaaaagtctgTATGCACCTTATATAAAAATTCTTGATGAGAGATGGGATAAACACTTGCGGAAGAAACTTCATGTAGCTGCCTATTTTTTAAATCCCGCTTTCATATATGAAccaaatttttgtaataaagtGGAGGTTATGAGTGGACTTCTTGATATACTTGATTCAAAGGGCGTGTGCTCTGACGGAAAGGAAGCAATAAAAGAGATAAAATTGTATCGAGACCGTTTGGGAAGTTTTAGTCGACAAATTACTCTTACTACATCAAAGACATTACAGCCAG atGAATGGTGGAAGTTGTATGGTCATAGTGCTCCGATCTTACAAAAAATAGCCATTCGACTTCTCAGTCAAACATCATCTTCATCTGGATGTGAAAGAAATTGGAGTTTATTTGATC AAAAAGATCCGCCAATAGAATTTGACTTGAACGAATTGGCCGAAACTCTTTACGAGCAGGATGTTGTTCTATCACTAGAACAAATTAAAAACCAATCACATTCTAAAG ATAATGGAAGACAGGATGATATATACGACCTTACTGTAGAGAATGTCGAATTCAGTCTTCTTGAGTCTTTTGGTACTATTGGTGAAAGCAATGGTTCTGTAGCTGAAAATAATGAAAGTGCTGGAATATTTTTTGGAGGCATGGATGATGGTGGTACAAATAATGACTTTGATTATAATTCTTCTTTTAATTTGagagatgaagatgatgatacACAGCAGCCTTGA